The following is a genomic window from Doryrhamphus excisus isolate RoL2022-K1 chromosome 3, RoL_Dexc_1.0, whole genome shotgun sequence.
tgttctcctcgtgcatgcgtgggttttctccgggtactccggtttcctcccacattccaaaaacatgctaaattaattagcgactccatattgtccataggtatgaatgtgagtgtgaatggttgtttgtctatatgtgccctgtgattggctggcacaccagtccagggtgtaccccgcctctcgccctgaagacagctgggataggctccagcaaccccagcgaccctcgtgaggaaaagtggtagaaaatgaatgaatgaatgagttctcctattttgtgtggaagtggtaactttttggcttcttattttgtctttccccacccttggccatcttagtatggagtttgcatgttctccccgtgcatgtgtgggttttctccgggtactccggtttcctcccacattccaaaaacatgctaggttaattagcaactccatattgtccataggtatgaatgtgagtgtgaatggttgtttgtctatatgtgctctgtgattggttggccaccagtccagggtgtaccccgcctctcgccaaagacagcaacccccgcggcccttgtgaggaaaagcggtagaaaatgaatgaatgaatgagttctcctcctattttgtgtggaagtggtaactttttggcttcttattttgtctttccccacccttggccatcttagtatggagtttgcatgttctccccgtgcatgtgtgggttttctccgggtactccggtttcctcccacattccaaaaacatgctagattaattagcgactccatatagtccataggtatgaatgtgagtgtgaatggttgtttgtctatatgtgccctgtgattgtgttGAAATGAAGCCCCATCTTCTTACCTGTCATAGACGAGGAAGTCATCTTTGTCGGCCTCCAGCGCCTCCCACACATCTTCTTGAAAGGGAGTCTGCTGGTACACCGGAACACCAGGGGGCGCTCTCCTCTTCAGCTCCCAGTACATGGCTCTGGACAGAGGCTCCCGCTCGTTGACGATGACAAAGGACACCTCCGTGAGGTTGCTGCGTGTCAGCTTGTCACGCAGGCCGCCTATCCTGCAGGACAGAGACACGGATGAGTCCGTTTTAGCTTCATTGAGGACTCCGGTATGAATTTGAGTCCTGGATGTCCTTACTTGGAAGCCTGAGTGAGGCAGAACTGTCAGCTGGCCTTCAGCagcgccaccaccaccacatttccCAGCAGCCCCTGCATGGGAACCTTTCCTTCAATGTCCCACAGGGGGGCGGGCTTGCAGATCCTGGAGCCGGCCGTCTCTCGCTCGACTGGCAGACTGGGATGGGAGGCCCACAGCAGGCCTGGCATGGCCACACACATCCAGAGGAGCAAGCGGGACAACATTGCCTCCCCGGATGATGAAACTAAACCATCAAGGAAAAAAAGATATGTATCAGGAATGAAAACAAAGACGTTTCTTATTTAGATCAATCTCACCTCTGTTGTACGCTCGCTGTCCTTTGACCCAATCACACGCTTCCATCTCGGCCCTTTTAAAAGCCTCCTTAATAGCCTCCTCCCCCGAATGAAACAAAGGAGGCGGAGCTTGACGGTACACAAACATCCTGACACGTGTGTGTCTTTTGCTTGACCAAGTCCAATGTCCAAGCAATGTGCTCAGTGTCCCTGTATGTTTCACTGACCACAAACCTAACCAAATATTTATTGGTTGGACAGTGGAACCTGTGGGAAACAGTGGAAtgtcattagagccctctaggcatgaaataacacccctatagtaacctttactcttattttacccaatatagtagacataatcagagaaaataggacattaaaaacatgtttacaccaTTCTAAATaggggttttaacattagagccctctaggcatgaaataacacccctatagtaacatttacTCTTCTTTtatccaatacagtagacataatcagagacaataagacattaaaaaattgtttacaacattctaaataggggttttaacattagagccctctaggcatgaaataacacccatatagtaacctttactcttcttttaccaaatatagtagacataatcagagaaaataagccatacaaaacatgtttacaccATTATACATaggggttttaacattagagccctctaggcatgaaataacacccctatagtaacctttattCTTCttttaccaaatatagtagacataatcagagacaataagacataaaaaaaacattcacaacattctaaataggGAGTTTAACATAAGAGCTCTctaggcataaaataacacccctatagtcttctttacccaatatagtggacataatcagacatattagacatagaaaatTCTGTTAACCTTCCAAATATGGGTTTTATGCTTGCAAATGTTTCATGTGCTTAATGATGCATGTGTCCTATTAATAGGTGGTAATAAATCACATGCTTTatgaatacatttgtaataaCTGATGAAGAGAGGCGTGCGTGGGTAACTTCTGAGGGTCCATGTGACCGTCGACTCCCACCATGTGATCTTTGGAACAAAGCAGGAGGTCAGAATCAATAGTCATCAGCACAAGAAGATGAACGCAAAGGCTTGTTTAATGATTAAGGGCAAATAGAATGCTGCCTGTAGAAACATAATCAAAGCGTTTCCATTAGTTTAGTTCTTAACCATCAGCGTTAAAGCTTAATGGTATAACTGATCACAGAACACAATGTATGCATGTTGAattcacgttttttttccacaatgtttCAAAGCAAAGGAAGCTTCCATTTCATTGCATTAAGACAGATTAAGCTTAGTTGTCTATGATCACATGCATACACttagcatagcatgctaataatacagtatatgggaatgctttattacatttttcttatatGGCAATTTTAGCTCCGAgtcaaataaatatgtatatacagaTATGGATAGCACGCATATAGAATGTGGAAGTACTACAGGATTCTGCAAGCTTTACTTTGATATATTGTATGTTGTTTGTAATGACAACCTCGCTCTTCAGCCTCATTCCTGGAAGTGACATCATAGGGGTGACACCTCTCGGTTAAAGCAGAGCAAACAAAGGCATCTCCACGGAGATGCTGGACCTGTTTCAGTAGATATTTCATCCAAATAGTAGCCATGCCAAAaacgttgtgttgctgctggatgttcaataTATTCCAGTCATATTGTCTGTTGGTTTTCTTTTCCCAAAGAGGGTggtttaagacaacaatggacaaaggacatgcatggatgatggacgcccacctccagttctgctctGATCATTTCAGTATTTGCTTTTTCAAGCATTTAGCTTGACAGTACGCTATAGACTGATTTTAAAAAAGGATGCTATTGCTATTGAACGCCAAAGTTGCTGCAGCAGACAAAAAAGCCATGTCTTTGCTATTCTGTGATAGCGACAAAGCTGCAAAGCATGATATAGATTTTCATAGCGGAGTCCAAAATATacactaaattaaaaaatatacaccaTTTATGCTCACGAAGAAGCTGATTTAAAAGAATAGTTGAAGGATAAGCAATTGACCAATCCTCATCTCCAGATGTTTCTTATTGACAATTACTGCAATTTTTGGCTATAATCATGCTAAACACTGTTTGTCTCGGacaccgccatgtttgtttatctgGGTTATAGTACTCCCATTGCCTCACTTCTGAAAGTGAGCCTGAACAGCGAGAGCTACAAGGTCAAAGTCGGTGTATCCGGGTCCCTTTAACTTGATATagtaacaatatcaacatgTCATCATTTCTTCATGAGGGTTTAACCTTGGATAAAACTCCAGTTAGCGCAGCAGTATTAATGTTGTACATCTTCTGAGTGTAAACCAGTAATGGGTTCTTTCTGGTTTGTGTAAACAAGTCGTGACAGGAAACAGTCTGTCACCTGTCAATCAGGACAAGACAGCAATTAGGTCTTCCTCATCGTTGTCCCCTACACCTTCCGTGGGGCTGTCGCAGGTGGCCATGAGTCCCAAGCCCAGCTCGGCCAGCTCCTCGCAGCTCATGTCGGTGGTGACCATGATCTTGGTCGTGAGGCGGTTACACAGAGTCCGGTACGAGGGCAGCGGGTAGCCCAGTTCTCGGAGGTACTCGTAACCTTTGGTGCCGACGGCGCTACGGATCTTTCTGGCCTTCAGGATGGTTTCCGGAGACCAGACGGCACGACGGGAATGCTTGATGAGGGACAAGGCTCGGATCTGGTCCTCGTACAGAAAGTTCTGGAGTCCCTTCTCAATCTGGTCCAGTCTGAAGAGACGCTTTCTCATCTCCTCCGCCTGGCATGCAGAAGAAGTTCCTTTAGTGCATTTGCTGAACTTCCTTACTCTTACGGAAGAGCCGAGTCTGGGAACGGGGTTCGTCCTTAAACATTAAACCCCACTGGGGCACAGTAATGcagtaaaataatacaaaaaataaatacaatagaaTGCAAAaagggcgacacggcggtcaagtggttagcacgctgacctcacagctaggaaaccagggttcaattccaccctcggccatctctgtgtggagtttgcatgttctccccgtgcatgcgtgggttttctccgggtactccggtttcctcccacattccaaaaacatgctaggttaattagcgactccaaattgtccataggtatgaatgtgagtgtgaatggttgtttgtctatatgtgtcctgtgattggctggccaccagtccagggtgtacctgatacatgtttgtatcaggtgcaccttttgggtgttaagttgctgtgtgatgaatttagtgctgttgctagtgacgacatcataactgtcactgtacactggtatatttgcacatttacacatttggcacctagacctcacagctaggagaccagggttcaattccaccctcggtcatctctgtgtggagtttgcatgttctccccgtgcatgcgtgggttttctccgggtactccggtttcctcccacattccaaaaacatgctatgttaattagcaactccaaattgtccataggtatgaatgtgagtatgaatggttgtttgtctatatgtcacaaagacacaaagacgtcaAGGCGGATCTCACCTCCTTCTGCAGTCTGGCGGTGTTCTGCATCTCTTTCTCCAGCTGTTTCTTGAGAAGATGACACTGTGCGCAGGACTGCCGCTCGGCACCCGCCCTGTCCCCGTCGTCTTCTTCCAGGCCGAACAGAGGGGTGCGTCTGGCGTAGCCGTGGTCGCCAACATTCAGTTCCTTTTCCACTTAACAACACAAAGAACAATAGCAGCTATTTAACTCCGCCGCAACGCATGCCACggatagattgcagtcctggaAACTATCGCGCACATCCACTTACCTTGCTCGGGTTTGAGGGGCAACATAACGAATGTGGAAGTGACAACAGGGTATGGGGGGTCTCCAGCATTGAACAGAGTTGGGATGGCGTTGGGCTTCAGTTTCTTCCCTCCTGCTGGGGACTTGGCTATCTCCTCAAACTGACTCTGCTCAAAATGGTCCTGGGGATGGATACATTAAGAGAGGACTatgagacaataataataatacacctcGTTAGCCAGAAGTTGTGGAAATTGTCGTAATAACGTCTGTTATTTTCCCTTGAGTGAACTCACTTGACAGAGTCTGGAGTGAGGAGTTGGTTCAAAGTCACGTCGGCAGTTCAGAACCCATTTCTTCTTCCGGGCAGGGTCTTTGGGGAACCTGAACAGCTGTTTGCCTATACTGGTTGAATTGGAACAGTTGGGAGCCGAGCATCCACCCATCGTTCTCGCACAAAATCAGCATCAACGTTCGACGACAATGTTTAAACTGCTTTGCCTTTCAGTTTGGTTTAAACCATTACTTTTAAGGTTAGTATTTTATAATGGACTAAAATTTTTAACTAACAAATAATATACCGCTGCTAGGCAAATTGTAGGTGtcgtgttaaaaaaatacaaaatattccgTTCCGAGTAAAATTTTCTGACTTTGTTTGAGCCAAAATGGCGGCCTCCACTTCGCTTGTGGGATGCGGTGACGTCATATATGCGTCCGCATCAACTGCCTGACTCAAAAAGATTGTAAAGGCGCACGTGGATTTTCGAGTAAGCCACAAAACAAATAGAATACACCATTAAGAtgtttaaattacattttttctaaatataaatacattggGAAATACTTTAACGTtattaatgttatgttgttacGTTATGTGTACAGGCATATCGTCGAATGACTAGGTGTTGTCGCTACAGGACCCCGTCGAGCACTGGCACTCATGGCTAGTTATTAGACACTTCTTACCCACGTGAATAGTATTTTAAAAGAACACATGCGAGCTCATGGGACTGTTATTTCGGTTATTTCATCTGAGCAAGTAAACAGTGCGCGTATCCGATAAACATTATATATAAAGTATGACATCCTCATTGGTGGTGCCAGTCATTGATGTCCACAATGACAACTTCGGGGAACTTTGGCCAGCTATGGTGGTGGCTATCAAAATGTCTTCCTTCCTTGCTCTTGACACggtacgtatgttttttttccatatgtTTAAAAAGTCGCTAATTAATGTTGTAAACAACAGGAACTGAGTGGTCTCGGGAACAGGACGTCATTGCTTGCTGCGTGAGTAAAGATGTTATTGTCCTGACGTGTTCACGTGCAAGTGAATTACATCATCAGGAGTATTCCATGTTGTGTTTCAGGTGTATAGAAGACAGATATAAAGCCATATGTCATGCAGCCCGCTCTCGCTCCATCCTCTCTCTGGGAATCGCCTGCTACAAGAAACTCAGCGACAAGGTCCAACGTCAGATGCATTCTTAATGTACGTAAAGTGGTAATAATACTCATATTCCCCACTGTATTCAGCCTACAGACACATACCTGGCCCAGGTGTACAACATCACCCTGCTTTGCTCGGAGGAGTACATCATCGAACCCCAGTCGGTCCAGTTCCTCGTGCAGCACGGCTTCGACTTTAACAAACAATACGCCCAAGGCATCCCGTATCACAAGGGCAATAATaaggtaataataaaataattatggcggcacagcggtcgagtggttagcgcgcagacctcacagctaggaaaccagggttcaattccactctcggccatctctgtgtggagtttgcatgttctctcccatgcatgcgtgggttttctccgggtactccggtttcctcccacattccaaaaacatgctaggttaattagcgactccaaattgtccataggtatgaatgtgagtgtgaatggttgtttgtctatatgtgccctgtgattggctggcgaccattccagggtgtaccccgcctctcgcccgaagacagcgacccttgtgaggataaggggtagaaaattaattaatgaatgaataaaataattatattaaattataataatattatttgcaaaaagatgtataaaactacagtatttgttattaaaaaataggattagcatctaaaaacaggatttatatctttaaaaaaaacaaaaacattcaagcGTGTATTTTTTGTCAGCACTGCCGTGTGTTTATTCACATATTTGAGCATAAACTAATAGCTTTGCATGGGGTTTTATGTATTAGCGGAAAGgtataatcatcaaaaatgttatttttctgtatctatttttaacattagtactCAGGAATGAAGACGTGTAGTCAGTGTATAGAGCACGGGTGTTTTTAATTGGCTAATAATAAATCCATTAAATATTCTGATTCATATTGTgctgcagatgatgatgatgtagctGATTGACGCATGTTTGCTTCCCAAGGGGGGGTCGGATAACCAGGGTGTTCACATCCGTGCTTTATTTACGGAGCTCCTGCGTGCAAGGAAACCCTTGGTGCTCCACAACGGCCTGATTGATCTTGCTTTCCTGTACCAGGTATGACAATCAGCCATCATTTTCGCCtggggctgggcgatatggactaAAACTCGTATtccgatatatttaggttgaatataaagtgtaaacaatggagcaagaggTCAGCTACCATGGTAACGGGATGAACAGCCATAGCTTCATACTGCTTAAGGGGTTGGTGTGGCACCAAAAGCCATGAAGAAAGCACActtaaaacactaaaaacagaagattaaaaaataaataaataaaaaatatcgttatatcgcccagccctact
Proteins encoded in this region:
- the selenop2 gene encoding selenoprotein Pb, whose amino-acid sequence is MFVYRQAPPPLFHSGEEAIKEAFKRAEMEACDWVKGQRAYNRVSSSGEAMLSRLLLWMCVAMPGLLWASHPSLPVERETAGSRICKPAPLWDIEGKVPMQGLLGNVVVVALLKASUQFCLTQASKIGGLRDKLTRSNLTEVSFVIVNEREPLSRAMYWELKRRAPPGVPVYQQTPFQEDVWEALEADKDDFLVYDRCGLLTFHIVLPYSFLHYPYVEAAIRATYQKDICNCRANGTIVSDIVMKNDTQPYHANDTTALPVITLHGEHD
- the si:ch73-382f3.1 gene encoding THAP domain-containing protein 1, with translation MGGCSAPNCSNSTSIGKQLFRFPKDPARKKKWVLNCRRDFEPTPHSRLCQDHFEQSQFEEIAKSPAGGKKLKPNAIPTLFNAGDPPYPVVTSTFVMLPLKPEQVEKELNVGDHGYARRTPLFGLEEDDGDRAGAERQSCAQCHLLKKQLEKEMQNTARLQKEAEEMRKRLFRLDQIEKGLQNFLYEDQIRALSLIKHSRRAVWSPETILKARKIRSAVGTKGYEYLRELGYPLPSYRTLCNRLTTKIMVTTDMSCEELAELGLGLMATCDSPTEGVGDNDEEDLIAVLS